A genomic window from Candidatus Tumulicola sp. includes:
- the yqeK gene encoding bis(5'-nucleosyl)-tetraphosphatase (symmetrical) YqeK, with product MRERLARPRYRHVLAVARTAERLARRYGLPTWKARIAGVLHDAAREWPPDELLAYALRHGLPVSESERRAPTLLHARVGADIARREFGVTDPDVAAAIETHTVARPGMTDLQKILYLADTFEPCRQFPQRAQLEAAALRSLDEGMLACIEASIEYLRERSVPVAPETMEAYRALVERYGKTS from the coding sequence ATGCGAGAACGGCTTGCGCGGCCGCGCTATCGCCACGTGCTCGCGGTGGCGCGCACGGCGGAGCGTTTGGCTCGCCGCTACGGCCTCCCGACCTGGAAGGCGCGCATCGCAGGCGTGCTGCATGACGCGGCCCGTGAATGGCCGCCTGATGAGCTGCTCGCCTATGCGCTCCGGCACGGCTTGCCGGTCTCCGAGAGCGAACGGCGTGCTCCGACGCTGTTGCACGCGCGGGTCGGCGCGGACATCGCGCGCCGGGAGTTCGGCGTCACCGATCCGGACGTGGCCGCCGCGATCGAGACGCACACCGTGGCGCGACCCGGCATGACGGATCTTCAAAAAATCCTGTATCTGGCGGACACGTTCGAACCGTGCCGGCAATTTCCGCAGCGCGCGCAACTCGAAGCGGCGGCGCTGCGTTCGCTCGACGAGGGCATGCTGGCGTGCATCGAAGCGTCGATTGAATACCTGAGAGAGCGCAGCGTTCCCGTTGCGCCCGAAACTATGGAGGCGTACCGCGCGTTGGTAGAACGATATGGCAAAACGTCCTAA
- the rsfS gene encoding ribosome silencing factor — MVARKKKARIARPSLGGAKRFIARSEFLAPQRNGIATTRDTVGALNDAQALELARRCRTAALEKKGEDVVMLDIRRRANFADYFVLATGRSLIQARGIADAVVEACEDEYGAPVRTEGYNEGGWILVDYGAVILHVFLPQTREFYNLERLWGTPNAPAKKR; from the coding sequence GTGGTCGCACGCAAGAAAAAAGCGCGCATCGCGCGGCCTTCACTCGGCGGAGCCAAACGCTTCATCGCGCGAAGCGAATTCTTAGCGCCGCAGCGAAACGGCATCGCCACGACTCGCGACACCGTGGGAGCGCTCAACGACGCGCAAGCGCTCGAACTGGCGCGGCGCTGCCGCACCGCCGCGTTGGAGAAAAAGGGCGAAGACGTGGTCATGTTGGACATCCGCCGCCGCGCCAACTTCGCCGACTACTTCGTGCTAGCCACGGGTCGTTCGCTGATCCAAGCGCGCGGCATCGCCGACGCAGTCGTCGAGGCCTGCGAAGACGAGTACGGCGCGCCGGTGAGGACCGAGGGTTATAATGAAGGCGGCTGGATCCTCGTTGACTACGGTGCGGTGATCCTCCACGTTTTTCTGCCGCAGACGCGCGAGTTTTACAACCTCGAGCGGCTGTGGGGAACGCCCAATGCGCCGGCCAAGAAACGCTGA
- a CDS encoding 3-hydroxyacyl-CoA dehydrogenase family protein, with protein sequence MAITQDKEAALVERFTYAAIAEAGRLLDEDIASAKDIDLAMRAGAGLAVGPLEQADTIGLDVVLETLRSLHAKHGDNYKPSATLEGLVAKGALGKKTGRGFLGYS encoded by the coding sequence ATGGCGATCACCCAAGACAAAGAGGCCGCGCTCGTCGAGCGCTTCACCTACGCCGCCATCGCCGAAGCGGGCCGGCTTTTGGATGAGGATATCGCGTCTGCCAAGGATATCGATCTCGCAATGCGCGCGGGCGCCGGTTTGGCCGTCGGTCCGCTCGAGCAGGCCGACACGATCGGGCTCGACGTGGTGCTCGAAACGCTGCGCTCGCTTCACGCCAAGCACGGTGACAACTATAAGCCGAGCGCCACGCTCGAAGGACTCGTGGCCAAAGGCGCGCTCGGCAAAAAAACGGGCCGCGGCTTTTTGGGGTATTCGTGA
- a CDS encoding SDR family oxidoreductase produces the protein MDLGIRGKVALVTGASSGLGEAVALQLAGEGAKIAVAARRLDRLENVAREAKRRGAPDARPFALDLEDPDSIDALLGKVRADLGPIDILVVNSGGPRSGTYLDLKLEDFDTAYRGILRGALQLISAVTPEMRGRKWGRIVALTSTSVKQPIPTLALSNTFRTALIAALKTLSGEVAPDGITVNAIATGRILTDRLRQIYGDEDAIHKAAAAEVPIRRVATPEEFAPLVAFLCGEPARYITGQTIAVDGGLIKSLF, from the coding sequence GTGGATCTAGGGATTCGCGGCAAGGTCGCGCTCGTCACCGGTGCCAGCTCGGGCCTCGGCGAGGCGGTGGCGCTTCAGCTAGCCGGCGAGGGGGCTAAGATCGCGGTGGCGGCGCGCCGTCTCGATCGCCTCGAAAACGTCGCGCGCGAGGCTAAACGCCGCGGTGCGCCAGATGCCCGTCCGTTCGCGCTCGACCTCGAGGACCCAGACTCGATCGATGCGCTGCTCGGCAAGGTTCGCGCAGACCTCGGGCCTATCGATATCCTCGTCGTCAATAGCGGTGGTCCAAGATCGGGAACCTACCTCGATCTCAAGCTCGAGGACTTCGACACTGCCTATCGGGGCATTCTTCGCGGCGCGCTGCAGTTGATCAGCGCCGTCACGCCCGAGATGCGCGGGCGCAAGTGGGGCCGGATCGTCGCGCTGACCTCGACGTCGGTCAAGCAGCCCATCCCGACGCTGGCGCTTTCGAACACGTTTCGCACGGCGCTGATCGCCGCGTTGAAAACGCTCTCCGGAGAAGTCGCGCCGGATGGCATCACGGTCAACGCGATTGCGACCGGCCGCATTCTGACCGATCGGCTGCGCCAGATCTACGGCGATGAAGATGCGATTCACAAAGCCGCAGCCGCCGAGGTGCCGATCCGGCGTGTCGCCACGCCCGAAGAATTCGCGCCGCTGGTCGCGTTCTTGTGCGGCGAGCCGGCGCGCTACATCACGGGGCAGACGATCGCCGTCGACGGCGGTCTGATCAAGAGCCTGTTCTAG
- a CDS encoding acyl-CoA dehydrogenase family protein, with translation MAIATKPEGLNFELPEDLKLLKRSIREFVEKELWPIGNQVEDTDEIPQAAINKMKEMGLFGLPFSDEYGGAGIGELGYCVALEELGRANAAFSNLIGAHCSIGAMAVHLDGSKELKDKYMEQLCTGEKLACFALSEPNAGSDAAAIQTAARREGDTFLLNGVKHFITSGDIADFATVFAVTDKNLGARGGITAFWTDLNQPGVKRGPKDRKMGLYGSHTCELIFQDAKVPADHVIGQVGMGFITAMRTLDMGRLSLGAGCVGGSQLALEKAIAHAKERVQFGKPIAKQQAVQFMLADIATKIYAARNMVYHAAWKADRGERFSMEAAMVKRYCSDMSIWVIDRVLQIHGGMGFMKETGIERGYRDARILAIYEGTNEIQRMIIAEELLK, from the coding sequence ATGGCTATCGCCACCAAACCTGAAGGTCTGAACTTCGAACTGCCCGAGGATTTGAAACTCCTCAAGCGTTCGATCCGCGAGTTCGTGGAGAAAGAACTCTGGCCGATCGGCAACCAGGTCGAGGACACGGACGAGATCCCGCAAGCCGCCATCAACAAGATGAAAGAGATGGGGCTCTTCGGTCTGCCGTTTTCCGACGAATACGGCGGCGCCGGCATCGGCGAACTCGGCTACTGCGTGGCGCTTGAAGAGCTCGGCCGAGCCAATGCCGCGTTTTCTAACTTGATCGGAGCGCACTGCAGCATCGGCGCTATGGCGGTGCACCTCGACGGGAGCAAAGAGCTCAAGGACAAGTACATGGAGCAGCTCTGCACCGGCGAGAAGCTGGCCTGCTTCGCGCTGTCCGAACCCAACGCCGGCTCGGATGCGGCCGCCATTCAAACGGCGGCGCGGCGCGAGGGCGATACGTTCCTGCTCAACGGCGTCAAGCATTTCATCACCAGCGGCGACATCGCTGACTTCGCCACCGTGTTCGCGGTGACCGACAAGAATCTCGGCGCGCGCGGCGGCATCACGGCGTTTTGGACGGATCTCAACCAGCCCGGCGTCAAGCGCGGGCCCAAGGATCGCAAAATGGGGCTGTACGGCAGCCACACCTGCGAGCTGATCTTCCAGGACGCAAAGGTGCCGGCGGATCACGTCATCGGCCAAGTAGGCATGGGCTTCATCACCGCCATGCGCACGCTCGACATGGGCCGCTTATCGCTCGGCGCCGGGTGCGTGGGCGGCTCGCAGCTGGCGCTCGAAAAAGCGATCGCGCACGCCAAGGAGCGCGTGCAGTTCGGCAAACCGATCGCCAAACAGCAAGCCGTGCAGTTCATGCTGGCCGACATCGCGACCAAGATCTACGCCGCGCGCAACATGGTCTATCATGCGGCGTGGAAGGCGGATCGCGGCGAGCGTTTCTCGATGGAAGCGGCGATGGTCAAGCGCTATTGCTCGGACATGTCGATCTGGGTGATCGACCGCGTGCTGCAGATCCACGGCGGCATGGGCTTCATGAAAGAGACGGGCATCGAGCGCGGTTATCGCGACGCGCGCATCCTCGCGATCTACGAGGGCACCAACGAGATCCAGCGCATGATCATCGCGGAAGAACTCCTCAAGTAG
- a CDS encoding enoyl-CoA hydratase-related protein, whose protein sequence is MPETATYSNILVDVQGGVALLTINRPPANSLSKATLEELNAAFDALENDPATRAVVITGAGQYVFIGGADINEFVGLDDAGVRSSVQRGHALFSKIEHFPKPVIAAVNGVCVGGGNELAMACDIRIAAESAKFGQPEVSLGIIPGWGGSQRLTRLVGKGRALEMMLTGDLVKADDAQRYGLVNKVVPDNEVLTHARNLARKLAMSAPIAMKYIKHTTNVGLDEGIAAGLRAEAEGALAIFNSNDAKEGVAAFLGKRRPKFTGT, encoded by the coding sequence ATGCCCGAGACTGCGACGTATTCCAATATCCTCGTCGACGTCCAAGGCGGCGTCGCGCTGCTCACCATCAACCGGCCGCCCGCGAATTCGTTGTCGAAAGCGACGCTGGAGGAGTTGAACGCTGCGTTCGACGCGCTGGAAAACGATCCGGCGACGCGCGCCGTCGTCATCACCGGCGCGGGCCAGTACGTGTTCATCGGCGGGGCCGACATCAACGAGTTCGTCGGCCTCGATGACGCCGGCGTGCGCTCTTCAGTGCAACGCGGTCACGCGCTGTTCAGCAAGATCGAGCATTTTCCCAAGCCGGTCATCGCGGCGGTCAACGGCGTGTGCGTCGGCGGCGGCAACGAGCTGGCGATGGCGTGCGACATCAGGATCGCGGCCGAAAGCGCCAAGTTCGGACAGCCCGAGGTCTCGCTCGGCATCATCCCGGGTTGGGGCGGAAGCCAGCGCTTGACGCGCTTGGTCGGCAAAGGACGCGCCCTGGAGATGATGCTCACCGGCGATCTCGTCAAGGCCGATGATGCGCAGCGCTATGGGCTCGTGAACAAAGTCGTTCCGGACAACGAAGTGCTGACCCATGCGCGCAACCTCGCGCGCAAGCTCGCGATGTCGGCGCCGATCGCGATGAAGTATATCAAACACACGACCAATGTCGGGCTCGACGAAGGCATTGCCGCCGGATTGCGCGCGGAAGCCGAGGGTGCGCTGGCGATCTTCAACAGCAACGACGCTAAGGAAGGCGTCGCGGCGTTCCTCGGCAAGCGCCGCCCGAAATTCACGGGAACCTGA